GCAATCGATACGATCCATTGAAGGCGTCGGATCGGCAGAGCCTTTTGCCGAAGGAGAGGCCATTCTTGCTACCAGAGAAAAAAGCGAACTGGTCGTTGTAAAAGGAATCAGCGATGCGGCTCAGCGCCGGTTGATGCGTCAGACCCACACATTGCGCCCCTTTTTTACCCCTGAAACCATAGCTGTCGGGGAGCTTTTAGCTTTCAGAACAAACCTTTATCCCTTCAGAGAGGTCAAAATTTTCAGTCCGGAACTGATCTCTCTTGGCCTTGAATCGCTCTCGGAGCCCTATCTTATACCGATGCTCGGTATTCCTGAAACCAGCGTCACATCGCTTTTTTCCCTTCAGAAATTGTTTGATGACCGCTATGTTCTCACCTCCGGCCTTTTCGCCCGGAAAATTCTGCTCATGGGCAGCGAAGAGTACTCAGGCATTGACATCAGGGGGAAAGAGGGCGTTTCAGGTGATGCCTTCAGCGAAAACCTCAGGAAGTGGCTGGCACAAAGTCCCCTGAAAACAAGCCTTCGGGTGCGCACCCTCGATGAAAAATACAGTAACATCTTCGCCGTCATGCAACTTGAAAAATGGGTGAGTTTCAGCGTTCTGATGCTCATTATTCTTGTCGCTGCCCTCAGCCTTACTGGAGCCCTCGCCATGACCGCCATCGACAAACAGCGTGAACTCTTCTATCTTCGCTGTCTCGGCATGGAAAAACCGCAGTTCATGGCCATCTTCATCATCCAGGGAGGAATGACCGGAATTGCAGGCACTGCCGCCGGAACCGTCATTGCATGGAGCCTCTGCAAACTCCAGGAGCTTTACGGCTTTGTGCAGCTTCCCTCAAAAAGCGCCTTTATCATCCAGGCCTACCCGGTCAACATGCAAACCGGCGATTTTATTGCCGTCAGCATCATGGCCATCCTGCTCTGTTTTCTGGTAAGCCTCTATCCTGCCCGAAAAGCAGCCCTGATTGCCAGAAGCCGCTCGCTCGATCTCAAGACAAACTGATCGTTACGGCAAGCGTAACCTCATGAAAACGGATTGAAATCGGCTTTTGATGCAAAACAGACCGGACAGCTCCACTGGCAGGAAACCTCTGCAAACGGGGTTCCTTCCTTGATCAGGCTTTCAGGATCACCTTCAGCGGGATCATAGAGATAAC
The DNA window shown above is from Pelodictyon phaeoclathratiforme BU-1 and carries:
- a CDS encoding ABC transporter permease, which encodes MKTGLWIAQRFSFARKRFRVINIISAISLAGIVIGVSTLLVVMSVLNGFQKLARDLFITIDSPAQLVPFEGRTMKISENLLQSIRSIEGVGSAEPFAEGEAILATREKSELVVVKGISDAAQRRLMRQTHTLRPFFTPETIAVGELLAFRTNLYPFREVKIFSPELISLGLESLSEPYLIPMLGIPETSVTSLFSLQKLFDDRYVLTSGLFARKILLMGSEEYSGIDIRGKEGVSGDAFSENLRKWLAQSPLKTSLRVRTLDEKYSNIFAVMQLEKWVSFSVLMLIILVAALSLTGALAMTAIDKQRELFYLRCLGMEKPQFMAIFIIQGGMTGIAGTAAGTVIAWSLCKLQELYGFVQLPSKSAFIIQAYPVNMQTGDFIAVSIMAILLCFLVSLYPARKAALIARSRSLDLKTN